One genomic region from Fusobacterium russii ATCC 25533 encodes:
- a CDS encoding AAA family ATPase — protein MKTVTISREFASGGREFGEKLAKYLAYEYYDKEIISAIASEKGLNENYIASVIENGSFRNYSVPIARSFSLQPIFFNQQKIEIITAQEKVIKKIADTKNSVIIGRCADAILEGYRTFNIFVYSDMASKLKRCIKYAPENENLSEKELLKKIKQINKNRKDYYEVYTDKIWGAKENYHLCINTAIMEIDEIVPFIGEYIKAYFKKEN, from the coding sequence ATGAAAACTGTAACAATTAGTCGTGAATTTGCTAGTGGTGGAAGAGAATTTGGAGAAAAATTAGCTAAATATTTGGCTTATGAGTACTATGATAAAGAGATTATTTCAGCTATTGCAAGTGAAAAAGGTCTAAATGAAAATTATATAGCAAGTGTAATAGAAAATGGAAGTTTTAGAAATTATTCAGTTCCCATTGCCAGAAGTTTTTCGCTGCAACCTATTTTCTTTAATCAGCAAAAAATTGAAATTATAACAGCACAGGAGAAAGTTATAAAAAAAATAGCTGACACTAAAAACTCTGTTATAATAGGGCGGTGTGCAGACGCGATACTAGAGGGATATAGAACTTTTAATATTTTTGTTTATTCAGATATGGCTTCAAAGCTAAAAAGATGTATAAAATATGCACCGGAAAATGAAAATTTAAGCGAAAAGGAGCTTTTAAAGAAAATAAAGCAAATAAATAAAAATAGAAAAGACTATTATGAGGTCTACACTGATAAGATATGGGGTGCAAAGGAAAACTATCATCTCTGTATAAATACTGCTATTATGGAGATAGATGAAATTGTTCCATTTATCGGAGAATATATAAAAGCTTATTTTAAAAAAGAAAATTAA
- a CDS encoding RluA family pseudouridine synthase, protein MKKYIVEHEFDGYEIGVYLKEVKGYSSRGLRNLEIYLNGKRIKNNAKKIKKLNRIVIIEKEKSTGIKAMDIPIEIAYEDENLLIINKEPYIIVHPTQKKVDKTLANAVVNYFEKTMGKTLVPRFYNRLDMNTSGLIIVTKNAYSQAFLQEKTEVKKTYMALVEGIVEKDNFLIDIPIGKIGDELRRIRLEPENGGQTAQTQIKVLERFENKNFTLIEAKLLTGRTHQIRAHLALIGHSLLGDELYGGNLELAKRQMLHAYKLEFQNPKNNEILEIEIDLPKDMKDLLKI, encoded by the coding sequence ATGAAAAAATATATAGTAGAACACGAATTTGATGGTTATGAAATAGGAGTTTATTTAAAAGAAGTCAAGGGATATTCGAGTAGAGGTTTAAGAAACTTAGAAATTTATTTGAATGGAAAGAGAATAAAAAATAATGCTAAAAAAATAAAAAAATTAAATAGAATAGTTATTATTGAAAAAGAAAAATCCACTGGAATAAAGGCTATGGATATTCCAATAGAGATAGCTTATGAAGATGAAAATCTTTTAATTATAAATAAAGAACCTTATATTATAGTTCATCCCACACAAAAAAAAGTTGATAAAACTCTTGCAAATGCTGTTGTAAATTATTTTGAAAAAACTATGGGTAAAACTTTAGTTCCCAGATTTTATAATCGTTTAGATATGAATACATCAGGCTTAATAATTGTAACTAAAAATGCCTATTCACAGGCTTTTTTGCAAGAAAAAACAGAAGTTAAAAAAACTTATATGGCTCTGGTCGAAGGAATAGTTGAAAAGGATAATTTTCTTATAGATATACCTATTGGTAAAATTGGAGATGAGTTAAGAAGGATTAGGCTTGAACCTGAAAATGGAGGACAGACAGCACAAACTCAAATTAAAGTGTTAGAAAGATTTGAAAATAAAAATTTTACTCTTATTGAAGCTAAACTTTTAACCGGAAGAACACATCAGATTAGAGCTCACCTAGCTCTAATTGGTCATAGTCTACTTGGCGATGAACTCTATGGTGGAAATCTTGAATTGGCTAAAAGACAAATGTTACATGCCTATAAACTGGAATTTCAAAATCCAAAGAATAATGAGATATTGGAAATTGAAATTGATTTACCAAAAGATATGAAAGATTTATTAAAGATATAA
- the nhaC gene encoding Na+/H+ antiporter NhaC — MKNQENAKQPPLWLCLSIVIFLVVSFLLQLIVKGEPDVHMTLFFSSVFASAMLIIFNKNKFELIEEGIIHGCKIATVSMMILMFIGVMIPAWIAAGTIPTLIYYGLKLISPSIFLVTATLTCAIATLCTGTSWGTAATFGVALMGIGGGLGISPGMTAAAVICGAIFGDKMSPISDTVNLSAGTCEVNIFDNIKSVATATIPGFIITIVVFIFLDLKFNSGEIHSQAVDGMLNVLSSNFNLSPVHAIISLLPMILVLVLALKKVNALATIVVSAIVAMFIAVILQKYSIIDMMSYMNYGFKIDTGNFDVDKLLNRGGLQSMMWTVSIGYLGLSYGGILEKTGVLNTLLYSVQTITKNSRNLILTHIATGFLTIMLSASPYVSILIPGRMFIRGYERLGIKKSVASRTCEHSGICLDPLLPWSLGAVYFSGVLGVKTMDYAVYCILLYVVPLIAAFYALTGIFVWKENSKKEVND, encoded by the coding sequence ATGAAGAATCAAGAAAATGCAAAACAACCGCCTCTATGGTTATGTTTAAGTATTGTTATTTTTTTAGTAGTGTCATTTTTATTGCAATTGATAGTAAAAGGTGAGCCGGATGTTCATATGACTCTATTTTTCTCCTCAGTTTTTGCATCGGCCATGCTTATTATTTTCAATAAAAATAAATTTGAGCTAATAGAAGAAGGAATAATTCATGGTTGTAAAATAGCAACAGTATCTATGATGATACTTATGTTTATTGGAGTTATGATTCCAGCTTGGATAGCAGCAGGAACTATTCCTACTTTAATTTATTATGGTTTAAAATTAATATCCCCATCAATATTTTTAGTGACTGCAACTCTCACTTGTGCAATAGCAACATTATGTACAGGAACTTCATGGGGAACAGCAGCAACATTTGGTGTTGCACTTATGGGAATTGGCGGTGGACTGGGAATTTCACCGGGAATGACAGCAGCTGCTGTAATATGCGGGGCAATTTTTGGAGATAAGATGTCGCCAATATCTGATACAGTAAATCTTTCAGCCGGAACTTGTGAAGTAAATATATTTGATAATATAAAAAGTGTTGCAACAGCAACGATTCCAGGATTTATTATAACAATTGTAGTATTTATTTTTTTAGACTTAAAATTTAATTCGGGAGAAATTCATAGTCAAGCAGTAGATGGGATGCTAAATGTTCTATCAAGTAATTTTAATTTAAGCCCTGTCCATGCCATAATTAGTCTATTACCTATGATTTTAGTTTTAGTATTGGCATTAAAAAAAGTAAATGCTTTAGCAACAATTGTTGTTTCAGCAATAGTTGCTATGTTTATAGCAGTAATATTACAAAAATATTCGATTATAGATATGATGAGCTATATGAATTACGGTTTTAAAATTGATACTGGAAATTTTGATGTCGATAAATTATTAAATCGTGGTGGATTACAGTCAATGATGTGGACAGTGTCAATAGGATATTTAGGTTTATCTTATGGAGGAATATTAGAAAAAACTGGAGTTTTGAACACTTTATTATACAGTGTACAAACTATAACAAAAAATAGTAGAAATCTAATTTTAACTCATATAGCAACAGGATTTTTAACTATAATGCTTTCAGCAAGCCCTTATGTTTCTATATTAATTCCGGGAAGAATGTTCATTAGAGGATATGAAAGATTAGGAATAAAAAAATCAGTAGCTTCGAGAACCTGTGAGCATTCAGGAATATGCTTAGATCCATTACTACCTTGGTCATTAGGAGCAGTTTATTTCTCTGGTGTTCTAGGTGTAAAAACAATGGATTATGCTGTTTATTGTATTTTACTATATGTTGTTCCTTTGATAGCAGCCTTCTATGCTTTAACAGGAATATTTGTATGGAAAGAAAATTCTAAGAAAGAGGTGAATGATTAA
- a CDS encoding amidohydrolase yields the protein MLDKLFINGKIYSMKNEGEKFEALGVKDGKIVFLGTDVEAKKINSKELIDLKGKMMIPGMADSHLHLYAYCQNLTFVDLSTVHSIDEMIDLMKEKVKDVKKGDWVKGVNFDQNKWKENRFPSLKEMDSISKDNPIIIKRCCLHAVVANSKALEIVGIGKNYQAGSGGIVELDNNGMPNGILREQSTKIFDDILADPLKDTDTREKIMQDVLSDMSSKGITTIHTYAAKIWQYNEDIDIYRNFEKENRLPLRVTVCIDELFEPEILTDEKLNDPYRKVQLGAYKIFSDGSMGSRSAALKEPYSDDPKNSGFMLFTQEELNNKILTGYEHGLQPAIHAIGDRALDMTLTAIEYTLKTTKEKGMTEEEQKKRFPFRIIHVQMVDENLIDRMKKLPLVLDIQPIFLCTDLHWIEDRIGKKRLKGSFALKSMERAGLIQTGGSDCPVETYEPLKGIYAAVTRQDMEGYPKEGFLSEERLSVYEALCMYTKNVHYATGQEIVLGTLEIGKFADLVVLEKDLFSINMNEIKDIKVEQTYVAGNCVFMIE from the coding sequence ATGTTAGATAAATTATTTATAAATGGGAAAATTTATTCTATGAAAAATGAGGGGGAAAAATTTGAAGCTTTAGGAGTAAAGGACGGAAAAATTGTTTTTCTAGGAACAGATGTGGAAGCAAAAAAAATAAATTCAAAAGAGTTGATAGACTTAAAAGGAAAAATGATGATTCCAGGAATGGCTGATTCTCATTTACATCTATATGCTTACTGTCAAAATTTAACATTTGTTGATTTATCGACAGTTCATAGTATTGATGAAATGATAGATTTAATGAAAGAAAAAGTTAAAGATGTAAAAAAAGGAGATTGGGTAAAAGGTGTAAATTTTGATCAAAATAAATGGAAGGAAAATAGATTTCCAAGCTTAAAAGAAATGGACTCAATAAGCAAAGACAATCCAATTATTATAAAAAGATGTTGCCTCCATGCTGTTGTTGCTAATTCTAAAGCACTAGAGATAGTGGGAATTGGTAAAAATTACCAAGCTGGAAGTGGTGGAATTGTTGAACTGGATAATAATGGTATGCCCAATGGTATTTTAAGAGAACAAAGTACAAAAATCTTCGATGATATTTTAGCTGATCCTTTAAAAGATACAGATACGCGAGAAAAAATTATGCAGGATGTTTTAAGTGATATGTCTAGTAAAGGAATTACAACTATTCATACTTATGCAGCAAAAATATGGCAATATAATGAAGATATAGATATTTACAGAAACTTTGAAAAAGAAAATAGATTACCTCTTAGAGTTACTGTTTGTATTGATGAGCTGTTTGAACCAGAAATTTTGACAGATGAAAAATTAAATGATCCTTATAGAAAAGTTCAGTTAGGAGCATATAAAATATTTTCAGATGGCTCAATGGGTTCAAGATCAGCAGCATTAAAAGAGCCTTATAGTGATGATCCTAAAAATAGTGGATTTATGCTATTTACGCAGGAAGAATTAAATAATAAAATATTGACAGGTTATGAACATGGTTTACAACCTGCAATACATGCAATAGGAGATAGAGCATTGGATATGACTTTAACTGCTATTGAATATACATTAAAAACAACAAAAGAAAAGGGAATGACGGAAGAAGAACAAAAGAAAAGATTCCCTTTTAGGATAATTCATGTTCAAATGGTAGATGAAAATTTAATAGATAGAATGAAAAAATTACCTTTAGTTTTAGATATACAGCCTATATTTTTATGTACAGATTTACATTGGATAGAGGATAGAATAGGAAAGAAAAGGTTAAAAGGCTCTTTTGCTTTGAAAAGTATGGAACGAGCTGGTCTTATACAAACTGGTGGTTCAGATTGTCCGGTTGAAACTTATGAACCATTGAAGGGTATATATGCAGCTGTTACTAGACAGGATATGGAGGGTTATCCAAAAGAAGGATTTTTATCTGAAGAAAGACTAAGTGTATATGAAGCATTGTGTATGTATACAAAAAATGTTCATTATGCAACTGGTCAAGAAATTGTACTAGGTACCTTAGAAATTGGCAAATTTGCAGATTTAGTTGTATTAGAGAAAGATTTATTTTCAATAAATATGAATGAGATAAAAGATATAAAAGTAGAGCAAACTTATGTAGCAGGAAATTGTGTTTTTATGATAGAATAA
- a CDS encoding amidohydrolase — protein sequence MYADIIIKNAKCVTLNDKKVFEWLAIKEKKIIAVDNGENYNSLIKETTIILDAKGKTVLPGFIDSHFHLVQTAMNEEGVNLQNVSSFNEIGEKIKKANLTSKESIFAVRLDKEKLREKKFPDRKVLDKFSDEIPIWINNLDYQISILNTYGLLYYKIPFRIDGIELDSKGAPTGIFRGKANATLRTNILNSYPNKNREENIRKLMPKLLEVGITTVNAMEGGYMYSDKDANFIYEHIADFPVDIVLFYQCLDLNKVREKKLSRIGGSLYIDGTMGARTAALTFEYNDCPGEMGRLIFSQKELNEFVEECYINKLQLSLYTIGDRAIETALTAHEYAMEKTGIKGLRHRMEHVELASVSQIKRAKNLGIIFSMNPTYEKYWGGPKKMYSQRLGEKYIETNKFREIIDEGVILCGGSDSDVCEYNPFIGIYSAVNHPVKKHRIDLYEAIKMYTINAAYAIFEENSKGSLEVGKLADIIILDTDIFRIDTESIDKVKVLCTIKSGKILYSVI from the coding sequence ATGTATGCAGATATAATCATAAAGAATGCAAAGTGTGTAACTTTAAATGATAAAAAAGTTTTTGAATGGTTAGCAATAAAAGAAAAAAAAATAATTGCAGTTGATAATGGAGAAAATTATAACTCTCTTATAAAAGAAACTACAATTATATTAGATGCAAAAGGAAAAACTGTTTTACCAGGATTTATAGATAGCCACTTTCATCTTGTGCAAACTGCAATGAATGAAGAAGGAGTAAATCTACAAAATGTAAGTTCATTTAATGAAATAGGAGAAAAAATAAAAAAAGCTAATTTAACTTCAAAAGAAAGTATTTTTGCTGTTAGATTAGATAAGGAGAAACTAAGAGAAAAAAAATTTCCGGATAGAAAGGTGCTAGATAAATTTTCAGATGAAATACCAATCTGGATAAATAACTTAGACTACCAAATCAGCATATTAAATACTTATGGACTTTTGTATTATAAAATTCCTTTTCGTATTGATGGAATAGAGTTGGATTCTAAGGGAGCACCAACGGGAATTTTTAGAGGAAAGGCAAATGCAACTTTAAGAACCAATATACTGAATAGTTACCCAAATAAAAATAGAGAAGAAAATATTAGAAAACTCATGCCAAAGCTTCTTGAAGTTGGTATAACAACAGTGAATGCTATGGAAGGTGGCTATATGTACAGTGATAAAGATGCAAACTTTATATACGAGCATATAGCCGATTTTCCTGTTGATATTGTGTTATTCTATCAGTGTCTTGATTTGAATAAGGTAAGAGAAAAGAAATTAAGCAGAATAGGAGGAAGCCTTTATATAGATGGGACAATGGGAGCCAGAACCGCAGCTTTAACATTTGAATATAATGACTGTCCTGGAGAAATGGGGCGTTTAATTTTTTCACAAAAAGAACTGAATGAATTTGTAGAAGAGTGTTATATTAACAAATTACAATTATCTCTATACACTATTGGAGATAGAGCTATAGAAACAGCTTTAACTGCCCATGAATATGCAATGGAAAAAACAGGGATAAAAGGTTTAAGACACAGGATGGAGCATGTGGAACTTGCAAGTGTGTCACAGATAAAAAGAGCCAAGAATTTAGGAATAATATTTTCTATGAATCCAACTTATGAAAAATATTGGGGAGGCCCTAAAAAAATGTATTCTCAGAGATTGGGAGAAAAATATATAGAAACGAATAAATTCCGAGAAATTATAGATGAAGGAGTTATTTTATGTGGTGGTTCAGACAGTGATGTATGTGAATATAATCCTTTTATAGGAATTTATTCTGCTGTCAATCACCCTGTAAAAAAGCATAGGATAGATTTGTATGAAGCTATAAAGATGTATACAATAAATGCTGCGTATGCTATTTTTGAAGAAAATAGTAAAGGAAGCTTAGAAGTTGGTAAATTAGCTGATATTATAATTCTGGATACAGATATTTTTAGAATAGATACAGAAAGCATTGATAAGGTAAAAGTTCTATGCACAATAAAATCTGGAAAAATACTTTATAGTGTAATCTGA
- a CDS encoding AfsR/SARP family transcriptional regulator, with amino-acid sequence MLDIKFLGKVKIEYDGINIADRFGAKTKALLSLLILNKNKPLNREKIVSYLWPDSTEDSGKFNLRFNLWQLRNAIGLDKNGNEFLNTGRSHCGINLNYIFSCDVIDIRKFEIKENVTAKELEKLREKFSGDFFEGFYFKNCEEFNENIILERSYFEDKKVKILLKLVEIYELEENFDKCVEILKELINIEPYDEEIALRILEVYEKSGKKSSAIIFYDNFKKRLMTFLGICPSEDLEKKYLELKSKDIRIEKNDIIVNKENLINFNKEQVFLETHCIGEIKYYWINNFLDEITEKINIEDYLTKQEIKDLSYINIKLITEELLIAPSDVRIINILLKLLEEISDKNILIVEIVQKEKMDTISKLFLEEIERRKLIIVKK; translated from the coding sequence ATGTTAGATATAAAATTTCTGGGGAAGGTAAAAATAGAGTATGATGGAATAAATATAGCAGATAGATTTGGAGCTAAAACAAAGGCACTTTTAAGTTTATTAATTTTGAATAAGAATAAGCCCTTAAACAGAGAGAAGATAGTTTCATATCTTTGGCCAGATAGCACAGAAGATTCAGGGAAATTTAATCTTCGTTTCAATCTTTGGCAGTTGAGAAATGCTATAGGCTTAGATAAAAATGGAAATGAGTTTTTAAATACAGGAAGAAGTCATTGTGGAATAAATTTAAATTATATTTTTAGCTGTGATGTAATAGATATAAGAAAATTTGAAATAAAAGAAAATGTAACAGCTAAAGAACTAGAAAAACTAAGAGAAAAGTTTAGTGGCGATTTTTTTGAAGGTTTTTATTTCAAAAACTGTGAAGAATTTAATGAGAATATAATTTTAGAAAGGAGCTATTTTGAAGATAAAAAAGTAAAAATCCTACTAAAATTAGTTGAAATATATGAGCTGGAAGAAAATTTTGATAAATGTGTGGAAATTCTCAAAGAATTAATCAATATAGAACCCTATGATGAAGAAATCGCTCTTAGAATATTAGAAGTATATGAAAAAAGTGGGAAAAAAAGTTCAGCCATTATATTTTATGATAATTTCAAAAAAAGACTTATGACATTTTTGGGAATTTGTCCTTCCGAAGATTTAGAAAAAAAATATTTAGAATTAAAATCTAAAGATATACGAATAGAAAAAAATGATATTATTGTTAATAAAGAAAATCTAATAAATTTTAATAAAGAGCAAGTATTTTTGGAAACCCACTGTATTGGTGAGATAAAATATTATTGGATAAATAATTTCTTAGATGAAATTACAGAAAAAATAAATATAGAGGACTATCTAACTAAGCAAGAAATAAAAGATTTAAGCTATATTAATATAAAGCTTATTACAGAAGAATTATTAATAGCCCCCTCGGATGTGAGAATAATTAATATCTTGTTGAAATTGCTAGAAGAAATATCAGATAAAAATATCCTTATAGTAGAAATAGTCCAGAAAGAAAAAATGGATACTATTTCTAAATTATTTTTGGAAGAAATAGAAAGAAGGAAACTTATTATAGTAAAAAAGTAA
- the hemA gene encoding glutamyl-tRNA reductase, with protein sequence MSNLENFIVIGVSHESLTLEERERFIKTKPSHIIEKLFLEEKIKAYVNLSTCLRVEFYLELNENTDILKIKDLFPLKNIYVKSSMEALDYLFKLSCGFYSIIKGEDQILAQIKIAYSEALENKHSSKLINIIFNKAVELGKKFRTESNIAHNALSLEAISLKFVKSKFNDIKDKNIFILGIGDLSQAILKILLKDNLKNIYITNRTYHTAEQIKDKFPSVNLIDYREKYDGLVRADIIISATSASHYVVEYEKFISKMCEEKEYLFLDLAVPRDIDERLAEHKNISIFNLDDIWEAYNNNVCTRDKLLEEHSYLIAEQKEKLIKKIDNSLKYS encoded by the coding sequence ATGTCAAATTTGGAAAATTTTATTGTTATAGGAGTGTCGCACGAGAGCCTCACTTTAGAGGAAAGAGAAAGGTTTATAAAGACAAAACCTAGCCATATAATAGAAAAATTATTTTTAGAAGAGAAAATAAAAGCTTATGTAAATTTATCTACCTGCCTTAGAGTAGAATTTTATTTGGAATTAAATGAAAATACGGATATATTAAAAATAAAGGATTTATTTCCTTTGAAAAATATTTATGTAAAAAGTTCAATGGAAGCATTGGATTATCTATTTAAATTGAGTTGTGGTTTTTATTCGATTATTAAAGGCGAAGATCAAATTTTAGCCCAGATTAAAATTGCATACTCTGAAGCTCTTGAGAATAAACATAGTTCTAAATTAATAAATATTATCTTTAATAAGGCAGTAGAATTGGGTAAAAAGTTTAGAACGGAGAGTAATATAGCTCATAATGCATTATCTTTAGAAGCTATTTCACTCAAATTTGTAAAGTCAAAATTTAATGATATTAAAGATAAAAATATTTTTATATTAGGCATAGGAGATTTATCACAAGCTATATTGAAAATTTTACTTAAAGACAATTTAAAAAATATTTATATAACAAATAGAACTTATCATACGGCCGAGCAAATAAAGGATAAGTTTCCAAGTGTTAATCTGATTGATTATAGAGAAAAATACGATGGCTTAGTGAGAGCTGATATAATAATAAGTGCAACATCAGCTTCACACTATGTTGTTGAATATGAAAAATTTATAAGTAAAATGTGTGAAGAAAAAGAATATCTATTTTTAGACTTAGCAGTGCCTAGAGATATTGATGAAAGATTGGCAGAACATAAAAATATAAGTATTTTTAATTTAGATGATATATGGGAAGCCTATAACAATAATGTCTGTACAAGGGATAAGCTTTTAGAGGAGCATTCTTATTTAATAGCGGAACAAAAAGAAAAGTTAATTAAAAAAATAGATAATTCATTAAAGTATAGTTAA
- the hemC gene encoding hydroxymethylbilane synthase yields the protein MKKNIIIGSRGSILALAQAEEVKKNLSSYYPAYNFEIKTITTSGDKDLKSNWENSDKSLKSFFTKEIEQELLEGTIDIAVHSMKDMPSVSPEGLICAAIPKREDARDILVSKGRKLFPMLPKGAKIGTSSLRRTMNMKSVREDLEIKHLRGNIHTRLKKLEEEDYDAIVLAAAGLKRVGLVDRITEYLDGTIFPPAPAQGALYIQCRENDSFIKEILTSIHDKKTAEIVAIEREFSKIFDGGCHTPMGCYSQVNGDKIKFTAVYSDEGKQIKAVVEEFLSRGKEIAYIAAEEIKKKIKK from the coding sequence ATGAAAAAAAATATTATTATTGGAAGTAGAGGCAGTATTTTGGCACTTGCTCAAGCAGAGGAAGTGAAGAAAAATCTCTCTTCTTACTATCCGGCATATAATTTTGAAATAAAGACTATAACTACAAGTGGTGATAAAGATTTAAAATCAAATTGGGAAAATAGTGATAAATCTTTGAAAAGCTTTTTCACAAAGGAAATAGAACAGGAATTATTGGAGGGGACTATAGATATTGCTGTTCACTCTATGAAGGATATGCCTTCAGTTTCACCTGAAGGGCTTATCTGTGCTGCCATTCCTAAAAGAGAAGACGCAAGAGATATATTGGTTTCAAAGGGTAGAAAACTTTTTCCAATGCTTCCAAAAGGAGCAAAGATAGGGACAAGTTCTCTTAGAAGAACTATGAATATGAAGTCAGTAAGAGAAGATTTAGAAATTAAACATCTGAGAGGCAATATACATACAAGACTTAAAAAACTTGAGGAAGAGGACTATGATGCAATAGTTCTTGCAGCAGCGGGACTTAAAAGAGTGGGGCTTGTAGATAGGATAACAGAATATTTAGATGGAACAATTTTTCCACCTGCTCCGGCTCAAGGAGCACTGTATATTCAATGCAGAGAAAACGATAGTTTTATAAAAGAAATTTTAACTTCTATACATGATAAGAAAACAGCTGAAATAGTTGCAATAGAGAGAGAATTTTCAAAAATTTTTGATGGAGGTTGTCATACTCCTATGGGCTGTTATTCGCAAGTAAATGGGGACAAAATAAAGTTTACAGCTGTTTATTCTGATGAAGGAAAACAAATTAAAGCTGTTGTTGAGGAATTTTTATCAAGAGGAAAAGAAATTGCTTATATAGCAGCAGAAGAAATAAAGAAAAAAATTAAAAAATAA
- the cobA gene encoding uroporphyrinogen-III C-methyltransferase, with the protein MKKGRAYIIGAGPGDFELLTLKAKRIIESADCVVYDRLISKDILKLVKKDAELIYLGKENTEGGLIQDEINQTLVKKCLDGKDVARVKGGDPFVFGRGGEEIEALAKNDIEFELIPGITSSIAVPGYAGIPVTHRGLARSFHVFTGHTMENGDWHNFENIAKLEGTLVFLMGVKNLDLIVNDLIKNGKKPKTPVAIIEKGATENQRVTVGILENILKIVEENKISPPAITIIGEVVNLRETFKWFENKNLPKKILVTRDGKQAAEMSENISKRGGIPFELPLIEIENLKINLEDLQKYKVILFNSPNGVKAFFEDIKDIRNLANIKIGAVGVKTKEVLERYKLVPDFMPNEYLVDKLAKEAVDFTSENDNILIVTSDISPCDIEKYNKLYKRNYEKLVAYKTKKLKVNKKELMEKIKEVDIITFLSSSTVEAFYESLDGDFFILGDKKIASIGPMTSETIRRLGMKVAYEAEKYTADGLLDVIL; encoded by the coding sequence ATGAAAAAAGGAAGAGCATATATAATTGGAGCAGGTCCCGGAGATTTTGAACTTTTAACATTGAAAGCAAAAAGAATAATTGAATCTGCTGATTGTGTTGTATATGATAGATTAATTAGCAAGGATATATTAAAACTTGTTAAAAAAGATGCAGAGCTTATATATCTTGGAAAGGAAAACACGGAAGGTGGCTTAATTCAGGATGAGATAAATCAGACTCTTGTTAAAAAATGTCTTGACGGCAAAGATGTTGCAAGGGTAAAAGGGGGAGATCCCTTTGTTTTCGGCAGAGGCGGCGAGGAAATTGAAGCCTTGGCAAAAAACGATATAGAATTTGAACTGATTCCTGGGATAACATCTTCAATAGCCGTTCCGGGCTATGCGGGTATCCCCGTAACACATAGAGGACTTGCACGATCTTTTCATGTATTTACAGGTCATACTATGGAAAATGGAGATTGGCATAATTTTGAAAATATAGCCAAACTTGAAGGAACTTTAGTTTTTTTAATGGGAGTTAAAAATTTAGATTTAATAGTCAATGATTTAATAAAGAATGGTAAAAAGCCTAAAACTCCGGTGGCTATAATAGAAAAAGGTGCAACTGAAAATCAAAGAGTAACTGTAGGAATATTGGAAAATATTTTAAAGATTGTTGAGGAAAATAAAATAAGCCCTCCAGCTATAACTATAATTGGAGAGGTTGTAAATTTAAGAGAAACTTTTAAATGGTTTGAAAATAAAAATCTTCCCAAAAAAATATTAGTAACCAGAGATGGAAAACAGGCAGCTGAAATGTCTGAGAATATCTCCAAAAGAGGAGGAATTCCTTTTGAACTGCCTCTTATAGAAATAGAGAATTTAAAAATTAATTTAGAGGATTTACAAAAATATAAGGTGATTTTATTTAACTCTCCGAATGGGGTTAAAGCTTTCTTTGAAGATATAAAAGACATTAGAAATTTAGCAAATATTAAAATTGGAGCAGTGGGAGTGAAAACTAAGGAAGTTTTAGAAAGATATAAATTAGTTCCGGATTTTATGCCCAATGAGTATTTAGTAGATAAGTTAGCAAAGGAAGCAGTTGATTTCACAAGTGAAAATGATAATATCCTAATAGTTACCTCTGATATTTCACCCTGTGATATAGAAAAATATAATAAGCTATACAAAAGAAATTATGAAAAGCTTGTGGCTTATAAAACCAAAAAACTAAAAGTAAATAAAAAAGAACTTATGGAGAAAATAAAAGAAGTGGATATTATAACTTTTTTAAGCTCCTCTACGGTTGAAGCATTCTATGAAAGTTTAGATGGAGATTTCTTTATCTTAGGAGATAAAAAAATTGCCTCTATTGGACCTATGACAAGTGAAACTATAAGAAGATTGGGAATGAAAGTTGCCTATGAGGCAGAAAAATATACGGCAGATGGTTTACTTGATGTAATTTTATAA